The Armatimonadota bacterium genome contains the following window.
CGGTCCCTCGACCTCGAGATCGAGGCCGACGGCAAGCTGGTGGACGTGCGGCGCTTGCGCCTGGCGGCGGGCCGGGAACTGTCGCAGGTGTTCGCGGCGCCCGCGGGCGCATCGCGCGTGGCGGTGCGGCTGGAGGTGAATGACCACCTCGCGGCCGACAACCAGGCGCATCTGCTGCTGGCTGCCGGCAAGCAGGCGCGGGGGCTGCTGCTGACCCGCGGCAACCTCTTCCTCCAGCACGCGTTGGCGCTCGATCCCCGCGTCTCATTTGTGCGCTCCGCCGCCCCGGAGTCCGCCAACAGCGGATCGTACGATCTCTTTGTATGCGACCGCATGCGCCCGGCCGAGCTGCCCGCGCGCGGCGGTTTCGTCTTCATCGGTGCCGCGGGCGCGGGGGCGCCGGTCACGGCCACGGGGAGCGTGCGGCACCCGCAGGTCACGCGCTGGGAACGCGACCACCCCATCACCCGCGCGGTTGATTTCTCCGAGTTGAGCATTGACCGGGCGCAGGTCGCCGCGCCGCTGGACTGGGGCCGGCCGCTGGTGTTCGCGCGCGATACCCCGCTGGTGGTGGTGGGCGAGCGCGACGGCGTCCGCGCCATTTACCTGGCGTGGGATCTGCTCGATTCCGATTTTGTCCTGCGCGTCGGCTTCCCCATCTTCGTCGGCAACTGCATCGGCTGGCTGACCGGTGATGTGGGCGTGGCCGCGCTCGCCAACATGCGCACCGGGCAGGTGTGGGCGCTGACCCCGCCGGCGAGCTCGACCCTTGAGCTGACGACGCCGGGGGGCCAGACGACACGGGCGACGGCGAGCGGCGGGGCGGTCGCGCTGAGGCTCGAGCGGGTGGGCGTCTACGAGGCGCGGGCGGGCGCATATCGAGCCGTCGCCGCTGCCAACCTGCTCGACGCAAGCGAGTCCGACATCGCCCCGCGCGATGCCCTCAACCTCTCCGGCGCGCGCGTGGGCACGGCCGGCGAGCGCCCGCAGCGCACCCAGGAGTACTGGCGCTGGGCGGTGCTGGCGGTGCTGGCGCTGTTCACCGTCGAGTGGTTCGTTTATCACAGGCGCATCTGACCGTGGGAATCGCATTCACCCATCCCTGGTACCTGGCGCTGCTGCCGCCGTTGGCGGCGGTGTGCTGGTGGGCCGCGCGTGGGAGCCTGGCCGGGCTGAGCCGCGGTCGCCGCCGCGTCGCCCTGGGCCTGCGCCTGGTCGCGCTGGGGCTGCTGGTGGCGGCGCTGGCGGGGCTGCAGGCGGTCTATCACACGCGCGCTATGGGGGTGGTGTTTGCGCTCGACGTCTCGCGCAGCGTGGACGCGCAGGCACAAGCGCGCGCGCTCGACTACATCGCGCGGGCGGTGCGAGAGATGCGCTCCGAGGATCGCGCGGCGCTGGTCGTGTTCGGCGGCGAGCCGTCACTGGAAGTCTCGGCGGCGGCGCGGCCCCGGGTGACCACCATTCACTCGCGGCCGCCGGCGGACGAGACCGACATCGCGGCGGCGCTGCGGCTGGCGTTCGCGGTGCTGCCGCCGCGCTGCGGCAAGCGAGTGGTGCTGCTGTCGGACGGCATCGAGACCCGTGGGGACGCGCTGGATCAGGCGCTGTCGGCGCAGGCGATGGGGATCGAGGTCAGCTGTGTCAGCCTCTCGAGCCGACCGCAGCGGGAGCTGCTGGTGGAGGAGATGACGGCGCCGCCGCAGGTGCGGGTGGGGGAGCCGTTCGACCTGCGCGTCGTGGTGTCGGCGACGAGCGAGACCGAGGTGACGCTGCGCGCCTACCGCGATGGCGCGCCGGTGGAGGCGCGCGCGGTGCGCTTGGCCCCCGGCAGGAACGTCTTGGCGCTGACCCAGAGCATTGACCGGCCCGGGTTCCACCGCTTCCAGGTGCTGCTGGACAGCGACCACGATGCCTACCCCGAGAATAACCGCGGACTGGCGTTCACCACCGTGCGCGGCAAGCCGCGGGTGCTCTATGTCGAGGGGGAGGCGCAGATGGCCGCGCCGCTGCGCCAGGCGCTGGCAGAGCACGACATCGCGGTGGACGTGGTAGGGCTGGCGGGCATCCCCAAGACGGCGGCGGAGCTTGCCGCCTACGACGCGGTGCTGTTCTCGGAGGTGCCGGCGATGGCGCTGCACCCGGAGCAG
Protein-coding sequences here:
- a CDS encoding BatA and WFA domain-containing protein gives rise to the protein MHLLAPGALLWAIPVIAAIIVLYLFRLRRQDRRVSSLMLWGRALQEMQANAPFRRLRATWLMALQIAAALALLAALARPYRTVAGVSGRCIAVVLDASASMGATDVRPSRFERAKAETRKLIEGLGRDDELSLVVAGAPTRVAAPLTCDKSALRAALRGIAVTDCPARADEAVRLGLSLIRGRDGGRVVMLSDGGFGEIEAAGDPATVSFVRIGEDDDNVAITALDARAGPDGRPLVLAAVRNFSARERSLDLEIEADGKLVDVRRLRLAAGRELSQVFAAPAGASRVAVRLEVNDHLAADNQAHLLLAAGKQARGLLLTRGNLFLQHALALDPRVSFVRSAAPESANSGSYDLFVCDRMRPAELPARGGFVFIGAAGAGAPVTATGSVRHPQVTRWERDHPITRAVDFSELSIDRAQVAAPLDWGRPLVFARDTPLVVVGERDGVRAIYLAWDLLDSDFVLRVGFPIFVGNCIGWLTGDVGVAALANMRTGQVWALTPPASSTLELTTPGGQTTRATASGGAVALRLERVGVYEARAGAYRAVAAANLLDASESDIAPRDALNLSGARVGTAGERPQRTQEYWRWAVLAVLALFTVEWFVYHRRI